The genome window TTTTTCGAGCACAAAAAGCTGTACCGCTCGATTCGCGAGGACGTGCCCGACGCGCCGTACCGCCTGCCTCTCGGGACGGCTCGCGTCGCCCGGACGGGAGCAGACGCGACGATCGTGAGCTGGGGCGTTGGTGTGCACTGGGCGCTCGAAGCTGCGGAAGCCTGGCAGGAGGAGGGCGTCGATCTGGAGGTGATCGACCTACGGACGATCGTGCCGTGGGACCGCGATATCGTACTCCAGTCACTGGCGAAAACAAACCGTCTCCTCGTTCTACACGAAGCGACACGAACCGGAGGCTTTGGAGCCGAGGTGGCCGCGGAAATAACGGAGGAAGGGTTCAAGGAACTGGACGCACCACCGATTCGCGTTGGTGCAGAGGATCTGCCGGTACCGTTTGCCCGGAATCTTGAACGCGATATTTTCAGCGCGAAATCGAAGCTCGACGATGCACTGGATCGTCTGCTCACATTTTGATTCCCGTAATGTCTTGGTCCGTCAACAGTGAAGAGCGAGGCTCGTCGTGATGCGGCGGGCCTCGTTATGTTTTGTTTGCACGAACGCGACGATCCCAAAGGCACTCTGGAAACCTGAGCGATCCCGCGGTGTGTCAAGGTTGTGATGAGAAAACGTCTTCCATATCGTCTAGTCGCTGCGACACTCAGCCTCCTCCTGGTGGCGGGTGTCGCCGTGCCCGTTGTTCAAGCGGCGTGCGCGGCCCACATGCGGATCGATGCAGATGTTCATCATGCGTCCGTGGTACCACCTGATGCGTCTGACGATATAATGGCCATGCAGGTGGTTGCATCGCACGTACGTGATGGCGATCACGTCTCCTCCGCACAGAGTGAAAGTGAACCCTGTGAAGCGGCTCCGTCTCCATGTGCCAGCGACTGTGCGTCCTGCTGTATGGTCGAGACCCCATCTTCGACGTGGACAAGCATCCGTGTCGTCGATCAGGTCTCGTGGAAAGGCGACGTACCGTCACGGTACGATGTGGTGACGATCATCCTGCCGCGCGACGGCAATGAATCGCCGAGGCATCGCGCGTCGGACGCTTCTCCTCCCATTTCTCCTGTTCGCCTCCACGTCTGGACGGCGACATTTCTGACGTAAATCTGGATCCGTACGTGAGCCGCGCGGTCGCGTGATGCTCATGTGTGCTTCTGTCGATTGTCGGTCTCCCGCCCGACACTACTGCACGCCTTCTGGGTGGTGACGTGTGTCTGATTGGACCGGGTCGGCAAACTGATTCTCTCAGCTTCCATCTGCGAGGCATCCGTTCCAGATTTCCGGATTCTCTATGTCCCACCCGTTGACCCGCATCGGTGTGGTGCTCATCGCGAGCATCGCCCTGGTTTTGTTCTCTCCTGTGCAGGCGCAACCTTCGACCGATGGTTCCGTGCCGTCCGCCGATTCATTGCGCCTCTCTGATCTCGTTCAGCAGGCCGTGTCGGCCAACCCTGATTTGCAGGCGGCCCGTCTCGAAGCCGCCGCGCGAGCGGAGAAGGTCGCTCAGGCCCGGTCGTGGCCCGAGCCTACCGTCGGAGCCACGTATTTCCCACGCTCGATTGTGACCGCACGCGGGGCTCAGCGCTCGCAGTGGCGCGTCCAGCAGACGCTTCCCGTCCCGGGGTCTCGGTCGCTTCGCGGCGAAGTTGCCGAGCTCGGCGCGGACGTGGTCCATCGCCAGACGGAGGCGTTGCAGCAGGAGGTTGCACTGAACGTGCGTCGCGCCTACTACACGCTGTATCGCGTGCAGCGGCAGGAGCAGCTCATCCGCCGCTTTCAGGACGACCTCCGACAGGCCGAGGACGTCGCTCTCGCGCAGTACGAGGTGGGAGAGGAGGGACAACCGGCCGTCCTGAAGGCGCAGATCGAGCGTGAACGTCTCCAGGTGCGGCTTGAATCGCTCGACGCCGCTCGTCAGCGGACGGTCCAGACCCTTGCACGCCTTACCGGAAACGCGTCCCTGGCGACCGACGGAGCCATCTACGTGCAGGCGCCGCGCCGCGAACGGGTCGTCTCTGCACGGGTGGAGGACGCGCTCGCTCAGCGACCCGAAGTTGCAGCGCTTCAGCAGAGCGTGAAGCAGGCCGAGCGGAAAGTCGACCTGGTGCAGCGCGAGAAGTGGCCCGATGTGACGGTGGGCGCGCAGTACTTCGATATCGAAAGTACGGGTCTGACACCGATGATGGACGGACGCGATGCGCTTGCTCTCTCCGTCGGGGTCAAAATTCCGCTCTGGCGTGGGGCCGAGCGGGCACAGGTCGATGAGGCCGTGCTCCAGCGCCGGGCCGCGGAGTCTCGCCTCGATGCGCTCGCGCTGGACGTCCGTACGGATCTGCAACGTCTCGAAGCCACCCTCGATCGCCAGGAACGACAGCTCCGCATTCTGGACGCGACCCTCATTCCTCGGGCTGAAACCGCCCTCGAAGCAACGCTCAGCGCGTATCGAACCGGCCAGAGTGATTTCCTCGATCTCCTGGACGCCGAGCGCACGCTGTTCCAGTTGCAACTCGATCGCGCCACCATCTTCTCTCGACTCCTGACCACTCAGGCCGAACAGGACCGGGTCGCCGGTCGGACAGCCGTGTCCGATCGCTGATACCGATCTCCCTGTCTGCCTGACAATTTTCTCTGCTGAACATGTCTACGACAAGCTTTTCTCGCACAACTGCTGTATTGATCGCCGTCGCGCTTCTGGTCGGCGTCGGGCTCGGTGTCACGGCCATGACGGTGTTTTCGGACAATAGCGACGTCGAGGCAACGGCCGGATCGCCGCCGGCGTCCGATTCTGCTGCTTCAGCCGCATCCGGCGCGACCGGACTGGCTGCCTACGACAAGGATGGGGACGGCACCGTTTATCAGGGGGGAATGCACCCCGAGGTGATTCAGGACGAGCCCGGCAACTGCCCGATTTGCGGCATGGCGCTCACGCCGACGCCCGTGAACGGGCAGGCACCGGAGGGGACGGTTCAGATTTCTCCGACGACGCTTCAGAACATTGGTGTCAAGACGGCTCCGGTTCGGACGGAGTCGCTCGCACGACGGGTACGCACGACCGGGCGCTTTGAGGTAAATGAGCGGCGCACGACCGCCGTCGCTCCGAAAGTGGGCGGATGGGTCGACAAGCTGTACGTCGATTACGAAGGCGCGCGGGTCGGAACAGGGCAGCCGCTTATCGAACTGTACAGCCCGGAGCTCGTCGCCACGCAGGAGGAGTACCTGAGCGCTCTCCGCGCGGCCGAACGTCTCGATGATGCCTCCTCCCAGCGACTCGTGGAGGCAGCGCGTCGACGGCTCGCGTACTGGGACATCTCCGACGCCCAGATCGAGCGTCTGAAGGAGACCCGAGAGCCGATGCGTACGCTCACGTTCTATGCGCCCTCGGCCGGGACCGTGACGAAGAAGTCGATCACCGAAGGGGAGAAGTTCTCTCCGGGTGAGACGCTCATGCAGATTGCCAACCTGAGTTCGCTCTGGCTGATGGCTGATATTTACGAGCAGGACCTCGCCTGGATTGATACGGGCAGCAAGGCGCGGGTCCGTCTGCCGTACGATCCCACAGCGGAGGTTGAAGCTGAAGTCGACTACATTTACGACGAGGTCGATGGACAGACTCGCACGGTACGCGCTCGCGTGTCGGTTCCGAACCCGGACCGTAATCTGCGTCCCGGAATGTACGCGGTTGTTATGATCGAGGGCGACGAGACGGAGCCCTACCCGGTCGTCCCGCAGGAGTCGATCGTCGACTCCGGAGACCGCGACATTGTGATTCTTGCCGAGGGGAATGGGCGATTCCGTCCGGTGCCCGTCCAGACGGGGCGCACGGCGGATGGAAAGGTGCAGGTCGTCGAGGGTCTGCGTGGAAACGAGACCGTGGTGACGAGCGCGCAATTCCTGATCGACTCTGAAGCCCGGCTTCAGGGCGCGCTGTCGGCGATGACGATGCCGGGGCATGACCACGGTTCATCCGATGCGATGTCGAATGACCGGGAGGAGTCACGTGCAGACCACGAGCCGGCAAATCACTCGGCTAGCGACCACGCAGAGATGTCGGCCGAGCAGATGCCGTCTGAGTCTCACGACATGACCGGCGGTCAGATGACCACTCGGGACACCGTCGACATTCGCGTCACGAAAAGCGGGTTT of Longibacter salinarum contains these proteins:
- a CDS encoding TolC family protein, with the protein product MSHPLTRIGVVLIASIALVLFSPVQAQPSTDGSVPSADSLRLSDLVQQAVSANPDLQAARLEAAARAEKVAQARSWPEPTVGATYFPRSIVTARGAQRSQWRVQQTLPVPGSRSLRGEVAELGADVVHRQTEALQQEVALNVRRAYYTLYRVQRQEQLIRRFQDDLRQAEDVALAQYEVGEEGQPAVLKAQIERERLQVRLESLDAARQRTVQTLARLTGNASLATDGAIYVQAPRRERVVSARVEDALAQRPEVAALQQSVKQAERKVDLVQREKWPDVTVGAQYFDIESTGLTPMMDGRDALALSVGVKIPLWRGAERAQVDEAVLQRRAAESRLDALALDVRTDLQRLEATLDRQERQLRILDATLIPRAETALEATLSAYRTGQSDFLDLLDAERTLFQLQLDRATIFSRLLTTQAEQDRVAGRTAVSDR
- a CDS encoding efflux RND transporter periplasmic adaptor subunit, with translation MSTTSFSRTTAVLIAVALLVGVGLGVTAMTVFSDNSDVEATAGSPPASDSAASAASGATGLAAYDKDGDGTVYQGGMHPEVIQDEPGNCPICGMALTPTPVNGQAPEGTVQISPTTLQNIGVKTAPVRTESLARRVRTTGRFEVNERRTTAVAPKVGGWVDKLYVDYEGARVGTGQPLIELYSPELVATQEEYLSALRAAERLDDASSQRLVEAARRRLAYWDISDAQIERLKETREPMRTLTFYAPSAGTVTKKSITEGEKFSPGETLMQIANLSSLWLMADIYEQDLAWIDTGSKARVRLPYDPTAEVEAEVDYIYDEVDGQTRTVRARVSVPNPDRNLRPGMYAVVMIEGDETEPYPVVPQESIVDSGDRDIVILAEGNGRFRPVPVQTGRTADGKVQVVEGLRGNETVVTSAQFLIDSEARLQGALSAMTMPGHDHGSSDAMSNDREESRADHEPANHSASDHAEMSAEQMPSESHDMTGGQMTTRDTVDIRVTKSGFEPSMVHVKKGDQTVFRFIRQTESTCATNVQIPALDVKPTDLPMNEAVAIEVTPEKTGSFTFACGMDMIEGTVMVERASKG